ACAAACGTTATCAAGTTCTTGGACATCTAATTACCCAGTATATTTATGAACTCCTGGAAAAGACCTGTAGATTGCAAAAAATTTGCATCCCAACATATGCTGCACCCAATGAACATAGTAGCTGCTTTTTCATGAGTGAGAATGCATTAACAAATTGCTCGACTCTAGTTGTCCTTCTCCAAGATCAGGGAAACTTTCGTGCAGGGCAGTGGGGGCAGAGGACCATAATTCATGAAGGCCTCCAACATGGATCTCAAGTACCATTCATTACAATGGCTTTGGAATGCTCCTGGGGAGTGATGGTTTTAAATCCCAACGACAATGTCATTGATTTGAAGATGGAAGAGGAATGCTTAAGACATTCTGTGAAAGAAGAGTCCACTTGTATGCCACAGTTAGCCTGGACAATCCCAAAAAGAGACAGCAGCAGCCCTGAGGAGCACACAACTTATGTTTGGGACCACTTCATTTCAAAGAGCACAGCAGGAAATGTGGCCTTCATTGCCCATGGCTATGGAGGTTTGGTTTTTGTCAATTTGCTCATGCAGAGAACACTGGAGGTGATGAA
This portion of the Tiliqua scincoides isolate rTilSci1 chromosome 3, rTilSci1.hap2, whole genome shotgun sequence genome encodes:
- the LOC136643656 gene encoding putative protein ARB2BP, producing the protein MNWLQMNEDLNFRKLINGSECPEKLKYDFNKSGELRHVDTNEPFLFNYQNSYDSNHKRYQVLGHLITQYIYELLEKTCRLQKICIPTYAAPNEHSSCFFMSENALTNCSTLVVLLQDQGNFRAGQWGQRTIIHEGLQHGSQVPFITMALECSWGVMVLNPNDNVIDLKMEEECLRHSVKEESTCMPQLAWTIPKRDSSSPEEHTTYVWDHFISKSTAGNVAFIAHGYGGLVFVNLLMQRTLEVMNKVYAVALIDSTHHTMHQTRGNSQVQEWILKHCREWVSNSKPLDKSIGCLLKVDCPTVSTGTEKYCLAPSSSLQSIFKYLKSKRKIGTKTCFIRSPIVTRSKRIMEKV